One Brassica napus cultivar Da-Ae chromosome C2, Da-Ae, whole genome shotgun sequence DNA window includes the following coding sequences:
- the LOC106369673 gene encoding uncharacterized protein LOC106369673, translating to MVSGPERKIREDKIKNSVAATVKDPFTQKMALSLEPTPIISKDLNKEKGVVFEYEEQDRRFPFKGEVRGSLELGHSGTKSRKGPARRRPYKTKRTPDTNAALPTFSQGLVVFSQESDGKGEKRKQMIIQFEKSEAAKPEMIFKFGWGMTYVYTVNPIDGECTVFYVLNLWPPVCERTPSCMEKLLGKGVSRKESWTMMGDFNEILSNEEKSGGPRRSEISFQPFAEMLSGCGMIELPGSGNSFTWGGKIGDGLIQSNMDRCFGNKQWFHSFSGSNQAFLEKRGSDHRPVLIKLAVSQQSYKGSFRFDKHLLHKPRVWEKVEKAWKQPDHLFGFSMADRLRSCRKALRAWKKENDLNSRSRIRNIQFSIEEEFNLPPPSYQRIQNVNAQMIAVYKDEESFWQQKKVSDSLNGFLTAEVTKEEVKAAVFAIKGARAPGADGMTGFFFQHYWSLIGEQVIDEVQCFFVTGFFPNEWNLTQICLIPKKGAVLMSDLRPISLCSVLYKIVSNILVSRIKPFLPDLVSSNQSDFVSGRLISDNIIIDHEALHALKSINRFSKDFLAIKTDMSKAYDRVEWDYLQDLLLALGIHSRWVGWIIFCVRSISYSILINGQSHGMVKPYRGLRQGDPLSPFLFVLCSEDLTFLMNKAVPQGLISGLQFPESGPMIHHLLFADDTIFLIKAELEGCKVLVKKAKKNKRKRYNPFIQRGSASGDKLSGYHARMISQGCKEVFK from the exons ATGGTATCAGGCCCTGAGAGAAAGATAAGGGAGGACAAAATTAAGAATTCAGTAGCTGCAACTGTAAAAGATCCTTTTACCCAGAAAATGGCTCTCAGTCTTGAACCTACCCCAATTATTTCTAAGGATTTAAATAAAGAGAAGGGGGTTGTCTTTGAATATGAAGAGCAAGATAGGAGGTTCCCATTTAAAGGTGAAGTCAGAG GTTCTTTGGAGCTAGGACATTCTGGGACTAAATCTAGGAAGGGCCCGGCAAGAAGAAGACCTTATAAAACAAAGAGGACTCCGGATACAAATGCTGCTTTACCGACCTTTTCTCAAGGTTTGGTAGTGTTTTCTCAAGAGTCAGATGGTAAAGGAGAGAAGAGGAAGCAAATGATCATTCAGTTTGAGAAGAGTGAAGCCGCAAAACCTGAGATG ATATTCAAGTTTGGCTGGGGTATGACCTATGTGTATACTGTTAACCCTATTG ATGGAGAATGTAcagttttttatgttttgaatttatgGCCACCCGTGTGTGAAAGAACACCATCATGTATGGAAAAGCTGTTAGGAAAAGGAGTTTCAAGGAAAGAAAGCTGGACTATGATgggagattttaatgaaatactttcaaatgaagaaaaatctgGGGGTCCAAGAAGAAGTGAGATTTCTTTCCAACCTTTTGCGGAGATGTTAAGTGGTTGTGGTATGATAGAGTTACCAGGTTCGGGCAATAGCTTTACTTGGGGTGGTAAGATAGGTGATGGACTCATCCAATCAAACATGGATCGGTGTTTTGGAAACAAACAATGGTTTCACAGTTTTTCGGGATCCAACCAGGCGTTTTTGGAAAAGAGAGGCTCCGATCATAGACCGGTACTCATCAAGCTTGCAGTGTCTCAACAATCTTACAAAGGCTCTTTTAGATTTGACAAGCACTTGTTACATAAGCCTCGAGTCTGGGAAAAAGTGGAAAAAGCTTGGAAACAGCCTGATCATCTTTTTGGCTTTTCTATGGCTGATAGATTAAGGAGCTGCAGAAAAGCTTTAAGAGCTTGGAAGAAGGAGAACGATTTAAATTCAAGGAGTAGAATCAGAAATATCCAATTCTCTATTGAGGAAGAGTTCAATCTCCCTCCTCCTTCTTATCAAAGAATTCAGAACGTGAATGCTCAGATGATAGCAGTTTATAAGGATGAGGAATCGTTTTGGcaacaaaaaaa GGTTTCTGATTCTTTGAATGGTTTTTTAACTGCTGAAGTAACTAAGGAAGAAGTGAAAGCTGCGGTCTTTGCCATAAAAGGGGCTAGGGCGCCAGGGGCTGATGGAATGACCGGTTTTTTCTTCCAACATTACTGGAGTCTGATTGGTGAGCAAGTAATAGACGAAGTACAATGTTTCTTTGTTACTGGTTTTTTCCCTAATGAATGGAACCTGACTCAGATTTGTCTTATTCCGAAGAAGGGTGCAGTGCTAATGTCAGATTTACGCCCTATTAGTCTTTGCTCAGTCTTGTACAAGattgtttcaaatattttggtCTCTCGGATAAAACCCTTCCTGCCTGACCTGGTGTCTTCTAATCAGTCGGATTTTGTCTCAGGGAGACTAATTTCTGACAACATTATCATAGACCATGAAGCTCTTCATGCTCTGAAATCGATTAACAGGTTTTCAAAGGACTTTCTTGCCATTAAAACTGACATGTCTAAGGCGTATGACCGTGTGGAATGGGACTACCTTCAAGATCTTCTTTTGGCGCTGGGTATTCATTCAAGATGGGTGGGCTGGATAATATTTTGTGTTAGGTCTATCTCCTACTCTATTCTCATTAATGGCCAGTCTCATGGGATGGTTAAACCGTATAGAGGCCTGAGGCAAGGGGATCCTTTGTCCCCTTTCCTCTTTGTGTTATGTTCTGAAGATCTTACGTTCCTGATGAACAAAGCTGTGCCTCAAGGGCTCATATCGGGTCTGCAGTTCCCAGAAAGTGGGCCAATGATTCACCATCTTTTGTTTGCAGATGATACCATCTTCTTGATCAAAGCAGAACTTGAAGGATGTAAGGTGCTG GTGAAGAAGgcaaagaagaacaagagaaagag GTACAACCCTTTTATCCAACGTGGGTCCGCCTCTGGGGATAAGCTTTCAGGCTACCATGCAAGAATGATATCTCAAGGTTGTAAGGAGGTGTTTAAGTAA